The following are from one region of the Melopsittacus undulatus isolate bMelUnd1 chromosome W unlocalized genomic scaffold, bMelUnd1.mat.Z SUPER_W_unloc_6, whole genome shotgun sequence genome:
- the LOC117438301 gene encoding ataxin-1-like: MRTGNERSQECLPPKKREILAANAGTEAGRAGVVQATGEGTEWAQTALCYGPGEAVEAVAGLTVDQYGMLYKVAAPPATFSPPGLHPMVNVTPLPPAFSVTSPIIQHSEVPYPPIHYGHITPTSLQFIGLHYTVPYSVLSGILPSPLLSSSTNLTTSHVPHFVPYASLFVEETTPSPQTTSPTPTFSKFTSAVSPGQMQHHAGTQLLDTAPARIPVYYQMSRLPPGYSAHETPTAGRSPESPQKDSQLNSDVAAANGGQRHPEHNVSRRTSEAVDSASKRAEDCLPGAAAGCVVDGQFLSGYQTLGTEVSVPPHRSTPDTDLEVQRVVGVLASKDYHILAPRRKDDLSPLKFCHKPQHPDQQGESKDMLRNTVERAAAEKSQSRNPYVVCPEEPVRQRHLTKGMVIANGKPVLVAIGSEPIRSSTSETLLGWSSDAQTQGSVLVKDPAQLQPPSFSHFPSHFMKGTIIQLGTGELKRVEDLKTQDFVHSAEVSGGLKINSSTVVDIQESQWPGLVTLHFVVGEQQSKVSIDVSPEHPFFVYGQGWSSCSPGRTAQHFALPCHRLQVGDVCISISLQSMNGISASQANYAPTDQLLSTREMAERTAQGSREPSDRAAERKSHTDRDSSTQNSHAEPSQPETGGQHSWTAPGFQRYSMQAEKPWPSLLCPSFIPQEVKLSIEGCSNTGK; encoded by the coding sequence ATGAGAACGGGCAACGAACGGAGCCAAGAGTGCCTCCCGCCGAAGAAGCGGGAGATTCTCGCCGCCAATGCCGGCACTGAGGCGGGACGGGCAGGGGTTGTCCAGGCCACGGGCGAGGGCACCGAGTGGGCCCAGACAGCCCTGTGCTATGGCCCGGGTGAGGCCGTGGAAGCAGTGGCAGGGCTGACAGTGGACCAGTATGGGATGCTCTACAAAGTGGCAGCGCCACCTGCCACCTTCTCCCCCCCAGGTCTGCACCCCATGGTGAACGTGACCCCCCTGCCCCCTGCCTTCAGTGTGACTTCGCCAATAATCCAGCACTCAGAGGTGCCCTACCCTCCCATTCACTACGGACACATCACCCCAACATCCTTACAGTTCATCGGCTTGCATTACACAGTGCCCTATTCTGTCCTTTCTGGCATCTTGCCTAGTCCTCTCCTGTCTTCTTCCACCAACCTCACCACCTCTCATGTCCCCCACTTTGTGCCATATGCCTCTCTCTTCGTGGAAGAAACCACTCCTTCCCCCCAGACTACCTCTCCTACCCCCACCTTCAGCAAATTCACTTCTGCAGTTTCTCCTGGCCAGATGCAGCACCATGCTGGGACCCAGCTGTTAGATACTGCACCAGCTAGAATTCCTGTTTATTATCAGATGTCACGCCTCCCACCAGGGTATTCAGCACATGAGACACCTACAGCAGGCAGAAGCCCAGAGTCTCCTCAGAAAGACAGTCAGCTGAATTCAGATGTAGCTGCTGCCAATGGTGGACAGAGACATCCAGAGCATAATGTTTCGAGAAGGACCAGTGAGGCTGTGGATTCTGCCAGCAAGAGAGCTGAAGACTGtctgccaggagctgcagcaggatgtgTGGTTGATGGACAGTTCCTTTCAGGTTACCAGACCTTGGGAACAGAGGTCTCTGTGCCACCTCACAGAAGCACCCCAGACACTGATCTGGAGGTTCAGAGGGTGGTGGGGGTGTTGGCATCTAAGGATTATCATATTCTGGCACCCCGGAGGAAAGATGACCTGAGCCCTTTAAAATTTTGCCATAAACCGCAACACCCTGATCAGCAGGGAGAGTCAAAAGACATGCTGAGGAACACAGTGGAaagggctgctgctgagaaaagcCAGTCCAGGAATCCATATGTAGTGTGTCCTGAAGAGCCGGTTAGACAAAGACATTTAACCAAAGGAATGGTGATAGCCAACGGCAAGCCAGTCCTGGTTGCCATTGGATCTGAGCCCATCAGGTCTTCCACTTCAGAAACCCTGCTGGGGTGGAGCTCAGATGCACAGACTCAAGGAAGTGTGCTCGTAAAGGaccctgcccagctgcagccacccaGCTTCTCACACTTTCCCTCTCATTTCATGAAAGGAACCATCATCCAGCTGGGTACAGGAGAGCTGAAGCGGGTAGAGGACCTGAAGACTCAAGACTTTGTTCACAGTGCAGAGGTGAGTGGGGGCCTGAAGATCAACTCCAGCACTGTGGTGGATATTCAGGAAAGCCAGTGGCCTGGGCTTGTCACACTGCATTTTGTGGTTGGGGAGCAGCAAAGTAAAGTGAGCATTGATGTgtccccagagcatcccttctTTGTGTATGGCCAGGGCTGGTCCTCCTGTAGCCCAGGGCGGACTGCTCAGCATTTTGCTTTGCCCTGTCACAGGCTGCAGGTTGGCGATGTCTGCATATCAATCAGTTTACAGAGCATGAATGGTATCTCTGCTTCTCAGGCTAACTATGCTCCCACAGATCAGTTGCTATCTACTAGGGAGATGGCTGAAAGAACAGCTCAGGGGTCCAGAGAGCCATctgacagagctgctgaaaggaAGAGCCACACAGATAGGGACAGCTCAACCCAGAACTCTCATGCAGAACCCTCTCAGCCTGAGACTGGTGGTCAGCACAGCTGGACAGCCCCAGGTTTCCAGAGATACAGCATGCAGGCAGAGAAGCCTTGGCCATCTCTGCTCTGTCCCTCTTTCATTCCCCAGGAGGTCAAGCTGTCTATTGAAGGGTGTTCTAATACAGGGAAGTGA